A window from Kovacikia minuta CCNUW1 encodes these proteins:
- a CDS encoding NAD(P)-dependent oxidoreductase produces MSETVGLIGLGSMGLPLAANLIESGYKLRVYNRTRDKAQPLVEKGAEVVNHPSEAVEAGGIVITLVANDQALEDVTSGNDGILSQLGPGGIHVSMSTVAPATAKKLAALHEHQGSHYLAAPVFGRPDAVAARKVWICLSGNAAAKARVQPLLEKLGQGVFDFGEAAEAANVVKLAGNFLIISAIEAMAEAFTLAEKNGIDRTQIANLFGQTLFACPIYQNYGRMVAQQQYEPAGFKLSLGLKDVTLTLQTARENQMPLPLASLLHDRLLAAVANGKGDIDWTGLALTISEEAGLGKGED; encoded by the coding sequence ATGAGTGAAACAGTTGGCTTAATTGGTCTGGGAAGCATGGGATTGCCACTGGCAGCAAATTTGATTGAATCTGGTTACAAGCTGCGCGTTTATAACCGCACCCGCGACAAAGCACAGCCCCTGGTGGAGAAAGGGGCTGAGGTGGTCAATCATCCATCTGAAGCGGTTGAAGCAGGCGGTATTGTGATTACCCTGGTAGCAAATGATCAAGCTCTGGAGGATGTTACCTCTGGTAACGATGGAATTCTCAGCCAATTAGGCCCAGGGGGGATTCATGTATCGATGAGTACGGTTGCTCCTGCCACTGCCAAAAAACTGGCAGCATTGCACGAACATCAGGGTAGCCATTATTTAGCTGCTCCGGTTTTTGGTCGCCCTGATGCGGTTGCTGCCAGAAAAGTGTGGATTTGCCTATCGGGGAATGCGGCAGCGAAAGCACGGGTGCAACCCCTGTTGGAAAAGTTGGGACAGGGAGTGTTCGATTTTGGGGAGGCAGCAGAAGCCGCTAACGTGGTCAAATTGGCGGGTAATTTCTTGATTATTTCGGCGATCGAGGCAATGGCAGAAGCCTTTACCCTGGCGGAGAAAAACGGCATCGATCGCACCCAAATCGCTAACCTGTTTGGTCAAACCCTGTTTGCCTGTCCGATCTATCAAAACTACGGACGCATGGTTGCTCAGCAACAGTATGAACCCGCAGGCTTTAAACTTTCGCTGGGTCTCAAGGATGTTACCCTGACACTCCAAACTGCCAGAGAAAATCAAATGCCCCTTCCCCTCGCCAGCCTGCTCCACGATCGCCTGCTAGCAGCCGTTGCCAACGGAAAAGGAGACATCGACTGGACTGGACTTGCACTGACGATTTCTGAAGAAGCAGGGTTGGGAAAGGGGGAGGATTAG
- a CDS encoding NADH:flavin oxidoreductase/NADH oxidase, which translates to MPHLFEPLTQRGITFRNRIAVSPMCQYSSTDGYANDWHRVHLVSRAVGGAGLVFTEAAAVEPRGRISPEDLGIWSDRHGEALAGIVELLHSHGAVSGIQLAHAGRKASTASPWKGGKSVSEEQGGWHPIVAPSAIPFSDHSPVPEALSQEGIQQITEAFVHAAQRSLHAGFKLIEIHAAHGYLLHEFLSPLSNQRDDEYGGSFENRTRLLREVVQAVRNVLPDSTPLWVRISATDWVENGWDIEQSIALSDKLKTLGVDLIDCSSGGAVPHANVFTGPGYQTQFAEQIRQKTGIATGAVGLITAPEQADQIVRTGQADMVLIGREFLRNPYWALHAAKQLGQENLYPMQYERAWK; encoded by the coding sequence ATGCCTCATCTATTCGAACCCCTGACTCAACGCGGCATTACTTTTCGGAATCGGATTGCGGTTTCGCCCATGTGCCAATACTCCAGTACGGACGGGTATGCTAACGACTGGCACCGGGTGCATCTCGTGAGCCGTGCCGTGGGTGGAGCCGGGTTGGTTTTCACTGAAGCAGCGGCGGTAGAACCGCGCGGACGGATCAGTCCTGAAGACTTAGGAATCTGGTCTGATCGGCATGGGGAGGCACTGGCAGGGATTGTGGAACTGCTTCACAGTCACGGAGCGGTTTCAGGGATTCAACTGGCACATGCAGGTAGAAAAGCCAGCACCGCTTCCCCCTGGAAAGGCGGCAAATCGGTTTCCGAAGAACAGGGAGGATGGCATCCGATCGTTGCGCCCAGTGCGATTCCCTTTAGCGACCATAGCCCTGTGCCAGAGGCATTGAGCCAGGAAGGCATTCAGCAAATAACGGAGGCGTTTGTCCATGCAGCGCAGCGATCGCTACACGCCGGATTCAAATTAATTGAAATACATGCTGCCCACGGCTACCTGCTGCACGAGTTTCTTTCACCGCTGAGCAATCAACGGGACGACGAGTATGGGGGTAGTTTTGAAAACCGTACCCGTTTACTGCGGGAAGTGGTACAGGCGGTACGCAATGTTTTGCCCGATAGTACACCACTCTGGGTGCGAATTTCGGCAACTGATTGGGTAGAAAATGGTTGGGATATTGAACAAAGCATTGCCCTGAGTGACAAATTGAAAACCCTGGGTGTCGATTTGATCGACTGCTCCTCTGGCGGAGCGGTTCCCCATGCCAATGTGTTTACCGGACCGGGTTACCAAACGCAGTTTGCCGAACAAATTCGCCAGAAAACAGGAATTGCAACTGGAGCCGTGGGACTGATTACCGCCCCCGAACAAGCCGACCAGATTGTGCGTACCGGGCAGGCTGATATGGTATTAATCGGGCGAGAATTTCTGCGGAATCCCTATTGGGCACTGCATGCCGCAAAACAATTAGGACAGGAAAATCTCTATCCCATGCAGTACGAACGAGCCTGGAAATAA
- a CDS encoding DEAD/DEAH box helicase, producing MARTPTLSYDRGTLILHPPPRGKDWMDYATWDDRVEKFRIPAIQYRQLITALRATGTELDDRAKEFREIELVPSLEMEPYRHQQEALDAWINAGRTGLVVLPTAAGKTYLAQLAMQATQRSTLIMVPTLDLMHQWYAHLIAAFPDGEVGLLGGGSRDRTPILVATYDSAAIHAETLGNQYALLVFDECHHLPSDFNRVIAEYAIAPYRLGLTATPERTDGKHEDLSVLIGPEVYRKSAAELSGTALAKHKTTQIKVNLSQKERDRYDELIQVRNQFLQDAKIFLGTVQGWQRFVQASACSKAGRRAMLAHREARAIAFGTEGKLRVLADLLATHYPERTLIFTDDNATVYRISQEFLIPAITHQTGVKERHEILTRFKQGEYRSLVASRVLNEGVDVPDASVAIVLSGTGSTREHIQRLGRVLRKGKDPDKLARLYEVVAEDTNEENVSRRRRGQKFQPKNQPHQLELVPTKSPYSTEPAVLPRAAEASSSWNQKIIPTGEAQVEEE from the coding sequence ATGGCTCGAACTCCTACCCTGTCCTACGATCGTGGTACCCTCATCCTGCATCCTCCCCCCCGTGGCAAAGATTGGATGGACTATGCAACCTGGGACGATCGAGTTGAAAAATTTCGGATTCCGGCAATCCAATATCGCCAACTGATTACCGCATTACGGGCAACTGGGACGGAACTGGACGATCGGGCGAAGGAATTTCGCGAAATTGAACTGGTTCCCAGTTTGGAGATGGAACCCTATCGCCATCAGCAGGAAGCGCTGGACGCCTGGATTAACGCAGGACGTACAGGCTTGGTCGTGTTGCCCACTGCCGCTGGAAAGACCTATCTGGCACAACTGGCGATGCAAGCAACCCAACGCAGTACATTAATTATGGTGCCAACTCTGGATTTGATGCATCAGTGGTACGCCCATCTCATTGCGGCTTTTCCCGATGGGGAAGTGGGTTTGCTGGGGGGTGGTTCCAGGGACAGAACCCCGATTTTGGTTGCCACTTACGATAGTGCGGCAATTCATGCTGAAACGTTGGGCAATCAGTATGCGCTGCTGGTGTTTGATGAATGTCATCATTTGCCGAGTGATTTTAACCGGGTGATTGCGGAATATGCGATCGCCCCTTATCGCCTCGGTTTAACCGCTACCCCCGAACGCACCGATGGTAAACACGAAGATTTAAGTGTCTTAATTGGTCCTGAGGTTTACCGCAAAAGTGCAGCGGAACTGTCGGGGACGGCTCTGGCAAAGCATAAAACAACGCAGATTAAGGTCAATCTGTCGCAAAAGGAGCGTGATCGCTACGATGAGTTGATCCAGGTTCGCAACCAGTTTTTGCAGGACGCCAAAATTTTCCTGGGCACGGTGCAGGGTTGGCAGCGATTTGTGCAGGCAAGTGCCTGTTCCAAAGCGGGCAGGCGGGCAATGCTGGCGCATCGGGAAGCACGGGCGATCGCCTTTGGCACGGAAGGCAAATTGCGGGTCTTAGCCGATCTGTTAGCGACCCATTACCCGGAACGCACGTTGATTTTTACCGATGACAATGCCACGGTTTATCGCATTTCCCAGGAGTTTTTGATTCCCGCGATCACCCACCAAACGGGCGTGAAGGAACGGCACGAAATTTTGACCCGGTTTAAGCAGGGGGAATATCGATCGCTGGTTGCCTCAAGAGTCTTAAACGAGGGAGTTGATGTACCCGATGCGAGTGTGGCGATCGTTCTTTCTGGCACGGGTTCAACGCGTGAACATATTCAGCGCTTAGGACGGGTGTTGCGCAAAGGCAAAGACCCGGACAAACTGGCACGGCTCTACGAAGTGGTTGCCGAAGACACCAACGAAGAAAACGTTTCCCGTCGCCGTCGGGGTCAGAAATTCCAACCGAAAAACCAGCCCCATCAATTGGAATTGGTGCCGACAAAATCTCCCTATTCCACTGAGCCAGCAGTGCTTCCCCGTGCCGCAGAAGCTTCTTCAAGCTGGAATCAAAAAATCATCCCAACAGGAGAAGCTCAGGTTGAGGAAGAGTGA